Proteins encoded in a region of the Corallococcus caeni genome:
- a CDS encoding TIGR02266 family protein: protein MEGLGALMPSAQSMQLVVAFRDEAGALEVKVEVPGYPRAAVERLGEEVRKSGGTFVELWRLPKAERDALRSRTLAGGTPFSGTERTQAAQELRQHLEALSARGPLPAAPEPAPLSTPLAEAPPAPPAAPSASGGESYRAPETDAAADPSPSGAGDEPQRRARRFAVKLEMEFRTELDFVREHALNISNGGLFVRTAHRPPQDSVVTVDVKLPNGQRLQGEALVVHVVDAPYTGGVGLAFLSDDATFAATLDGYLASLVGEKA from the coding sequence GTGGAGGGCCTGGGCGCGCTCATGCCGTCCGCGCAGTCCATGCAGCTGGTGGTGGCGTTTCGCGACGAGGCCGGCGCGCTGGAGGTGAAGGTCGAGGTGCCCGGCTATCCGCGCGCGGCGGTGGAGCGGCTGGGCGAGGAAGTGCGCAAGAGCGGCGGCACGTTCGTGGAGCTGTGGCGGCTGCCCAAGGCGGAGCGGGACGCGCTGCGCTCGCGCACGCTGGCGGGCGGCACGCCGTTCTCCGGCACCGAGCGCACGCAGGCCGCGCAGGAGCTGCGGCAGCACCTGGAGGCCCTGTCCGCGCGAGGTCCCCTGCCCGCCGCGCCCGAGCCCGCGCCCCTGTCCACGCCGCTCGCAGAAGCGCCGCCCGCGCCGCCGGCCGCCCCCAGCGCGAGCGGAGGCGAGTCGTACCGCGCGCCGGAGACGGACGCGGCCGCGGATCCATCGCCGTCGGGCGCTGGAGACGAGCCCCAGCGCCGGGCCCGGCGCTTCGCCGTGAAGCTGGAGATGGAGTTCCGCACGGAGCTGGACTTCGTGCGCGAGCACGCGCTGAACATCAGCAACGGTGGACTCTTCGTGCGCACGGCGCACCGCCCGCCGCAGGACAGCGTCGTCACGGTGGACGTGAAGCTGCCCAACGGCCAGCGGCTGCAGGGCGAGGCGCTGGTGGTGCATGTGGTGGACGCGCCGTACACGGGGGGCGTGGGGCTGGCCTTCCTGAGCGACGACGCCACCTTCGCGGCGACGCTGGACGGGTACCTGGCGAGCCTGGTGGGAGAGAAGGCGTGA
- the cglD gene encoding adventurous gliding motility lipoprotein CglD: MRNWIRLFSGTLLAATLVAGCGGTDPDPGPGTDPNPTTDGGFDGGNDAGFDAGFDAGYVEDAGVIVDPDPDPGEVATDPYDPTNATKDSDCDGLSDQEEFSTVYTGGLKTNPGLRDSDGDGIRDGVEVGRTTSVNPACSFYPDQDPASRTSPVKADTDGDGLPDGLEDANRNGKRDLTETDPNTADSDGDGLTDGVEDANKNGSVSPGETDPRLRDSDGDGLPDGLETRTGTDPLKPDTDGDTCADGAEDVNKNGQVDPGEKNPRVADCAAAVPDADFDGIPDSVEDATGTNKNKADTDGDGVADGVEDTNKNGRVEPGETDPRLTDTDCDGLQDGAGRDGFLGEDPNSNGQVDPGETDPTNPDSDGDGLLDGVERGVTTAAAPRNNCGYSGDADPATTTDPNKADSDGDGIPDGAEDSNQNGRVDPGELNPKDPSDGAATTPAGKACSVQNLRTVTFKEDSGADLRLALPNTFKSANLVNLTANGQTVGVMGWDDTKQVTFIAYKRGQVGTSTTPAGDEAGIRTGAALLAAADVEFTQTFTTWDGFPAAVARYGVTGTTELKAFTNALARQLAPTSAGAFTGSAGVNGPFKIQAQYVHRSNASVVTVLAITPTARYNEGGSLFTMADTAGGSALAQFGDADAVQCEVFTGNTAVVDFLFVVDDSGSMATSQTFLAGAATAVANKLANATLDWRLGMVTTAYTGNGPNNGVLRAFTQNIDQFKSWLTQNAVCNSNVCAVKGGTTQNPTYTPLPNTTCASDKECWTGIGGDGTERPLEAARKAINDLTAAGGTAATRIRPGAKVVVVVLTDTRDQSSSTVADYTAYFLNTGTTAGTTKNPLNAPIQMHGIICPPEKATADTATWCRTDEDPRNPRHLDVIQATGGVSGSIRDNTSITNTINAIVDSVIASVGYKTLKPPIGASMKVAVAEVADASLCPSIGDLPRSRTHGFDVDGINRTVSFYGACRPKQSGLTQAAVSYRYWIDRTAKPDGNPPPCASDTQYYNPNDPDYCDGKLVCNRTTDKCECPADCGGTAPPGQVCNTDRAVCDFTCAQDCGGTCGTFETCNTAACSCSCVQSATCAAGYKFDANACGCVCDTGALNCGTGFGADPGLCACVCKPDCGGCAPGFQCNVSACACEKPIG; encoded by the coding sequence ATGCGCAATTGGATCCGACTCTTTTCGGGCACGCTGCTCGCCGCCACGCTCGTGGCGGGTTGTGGTGGCACTGACCCGGACCCCGGCCCTGGCACCGACCCCAACCCCACCACCGACGGGGGCTTCGACGGCGGCAACGACGCGGGCTTCGACGCCGGCTTCGACGCCGGCTACGTCGAGGACGCGGGCGTCATCGTCGACCCCGACCCCGACCCCGGCGAAGTCGCGACGGACCCTTATGATCCGACCAACGCGACGAAGGACTCGGACTGCGACGGCCTGTCGGACCAGGAGGAGTTCTCCACCGTCTACACCGGTGGCCTGAAGACGAACCCCGGTCTGCGCGACAGCGACGGCGACGGCATTCGCGACGGCGTGGAGGTGGGCCGCACCACGAGTGTGAATCCCGCGTGCTCCTTCTACCCGGATCAGGACCCCGCCTCGCGCACCTCGCCGGTGAAGGCGGACACGGACGGGGACGGGCTGCCGGACGGCCTGGAGGACGCCAACCGCAACGGCAAGCGCGACCTCACGGAGACGGACCCGAACACCGCGGACTCCGACGGTGACGGCCTCACGGACGGCGTGGAGGACGCGAACAAGAACGGCTCGGTGAGCCCCGGCGAGACGGATCCGCGCCTGCGCGACAGCGACGGCGACGGCCTGCCGGACGGACTGGAGACGCGGACCGGCACGGATCCGCTCAAGCCCGACACGGACGGCGACACCTGCGCGGACGGCGCCGAGGACGTGAACAAGAACGGCCAGGTCGACCCGGGTGAGAAGAACCCGCGCGTGGCGGACTGCGCCGCGGCCGTGCCCGACGCGGACTTCGACGGCATCCCCGACTCGGTGGAGGACGCCACCGGCACCAACAAGAACAAGGCCGACACGGACGGCGACGGCGTGGCGGACGGCGTGGAGGACACGAACAAGAACGGCCGCGTGGAGCCCGGTGAGACGGACCCGCGCCTGACGGACACGGACTGCGACGGGCTCCAGGACGGCGCCGGCCGCGACGGCTTCCTCGGCGAGGACCCCAACTCCAACGGCCAGGTGGATCCCGGCGAGACGGACCCCACCAACCCGGACAGCGACGGCGACGGCCTGCTCGACGGCGTGGAGCGTGGCGTGACCACGGCCGCGGCCCCGCGCAACAACTGCGGCTACTCGGGCGACGCGGACCCCGCGACGACGACGGACCCCAACAAGGCGGACTCCGACGGCGACGGCATCCCCGACGGCGCGGAGGACTCCAACCAGAACGGCCGCGTGGATCCGGGCGAGCTCAACCCGAAGGACCCCAGTGACGGCGCGGCCACCACGCCCGCCGGCAAGGCGTGCAGCGTGCAGAACCTGCGCACGGTGACGTTCAAGGAGGACAGCGGCGCGGACCTGCGGCTCGCGCTGCCCAACACCTTCAAGAGCGCCAACCTGGTCAACCTCACGGCCAACGGTCAGACCGTGGGCGTGATGGGCTGGGACGACACGAAGCAGGTGACGTTCATCGCGTACAAGCGCGGCCAGGTGGGCACCTCCACCACGCCCGCGGGTGACGAGGCGGGCATCCGCACCGGCGCGGCGCTGCTGGCGGCCGCGGACGTGGAGTTCACGCAGACCTTCACCACCTGGGACGGCTTCCCCGCGGCGGTCGCCCGCTACGGCGTCACCGGCACCACGGAGCTGAAGGCGTTCACCAACGCGCTGGCGCGGCAGCTGGCGCCCACCAGCGCGGGCGCCTTCACCGGCTCCGCGGGCGTCAACGGCCCGTTCAAGATTCAAGCGCAGTACGTGCACCGCTCCAACGCGAGCGTGGTGACGGTGCTCGCCATCACGCCGACGGCCCGTTACAACGAAGGGGGCAGCCTCTTCACGATGGCGGACACGGCGGGCGGCTCCGCGCTGGCGCAGTTCGGCGACGCGGACGCGGTGCAGTGCGAGGTCTTCACCGGCAACACCGCGGTGGTGGACTTCCTCTTCGTGGTGGACGACAGCGGCTCCATGGCGACGTCGCAGACCTTCCTCGCCGGCGCGGCGACGGCGGTGGCCAACAAGCTGGCCAACGCCACGCTGGACTGGCGCCTGGGCATGGTCACCACGGCGTACACGGGCAACGGCCCCAACAACGGCGTGCTGCGCGCCTTCACGCAGAACATCGACCAGTTCAAGTCGTGGCTCACCCAGAACGCGGTGTGCAACAGCAACGTGTGCGCGGTGAAGGGGGGCACCACCCAGAACCCGACGTACACGCCGCTGCCCAACACCACCTGCGCCAGCGACAAGGAGTGCTGGACGGGCATTGGCGGTGACGGCACCGAGCGCCCGCTGGAGGCGGCTCGCAAGGCCATCAACGACCTGACCGCGGCGGGCGGCACGGCGGCGACGCGCATCCGTCCGGGCGCGAAGGTGGTGGTCGTCGTCCTCACGGACACGCGCGACCAGTCCTCCAGCACCGTGGCGGACTACACGGCGTACTTCCTCAACACGGGCACCACCGCGGGGACGACGAAGAACCCGCTCAACGCGCCCATCCAGATGCACGGCATCATCTGCCCGCCGGAGAAGGCCACCGCGGACACGGCCACCTGGTGCCGCACGGACGAGGACCCGCGCAACCCGCGCCACCTGGACGTCATCCAGGCCACGGGCGGCGTGTCCGGCAGCATCCGGGACAACACCTCCATCACCAACACCATCAACGCCATCGTGGACAGCGTCATCGCGTCCGTGGGCTACAAGACGCTCAAGCCGCCGATTGGCGCCTCGATGAAGGTGGCGGTGGCGGAGGTGGCGGATGCCTCCCTGTGCCCCAGCATCGGGGACCTGCCGCGCAGCCGCACCCACGGCTTCGACGTGGACGGCATCAACCGCACCGTGTCCTTCTACGGCGCGTGCCGTCCGAAGCAGTCCGGTTTGACGCAGGCGGCGGTGTCGTACCGCTACTGGATCGACCGCACCGCCAAGCCGGACGGCAACCCGCCGCCGTGCGCGTCCGACACGCAGTACTACAACCCGAACGACCCGGACTACTGCGACGGCAAGCTCGTCTGCAACCGCACGACGGACAAGTGCGAGTGCCCGGCGGACTGCGGTGGCACGGCGCCCCCGGGCCAGGTGTGCAACACGGACCGCGCGGTGTGTGACTTCACCTGTGCGCAGGACTGCGGCGGCACGTGCGGCACCTTCGAGACGTGCAACACGGCTGCCTGCTCGTGCAGCTGCGTGCAGTCCGCGACCTGCGCGGCGGGCTACAAGTTCGACGCCAACGCCTGCGGCTGCGTCTGCGACACGGGCGCGCTCAACTGCGGCACCGGCTTCGGCGCCGACCCGGGCCTGTGCGCCTGCGTCTGCAAGCCGGACTGCGGCGGCTGCGCGCCGGGCTTCCAGTGCAACGTCAGCGCGTGCGCCTGCGAGAAGCCCATCGGCTAG
- a CDS encoding serine/threonine-protein kinase, producing MTLEEGPTPEWPRDLGRFQLLSRLGRGGNAEVFRARMLQGPLAGEEVALKRVRPERLRDAEAREQLLHEAELARCLAHPHIVGFREYGELADGPYLALELVDGTDLGRVLAQCRRRRIELPIDLSVMMVRHVLEALAYAHAATNSKGRPLAVVHCDVSPHNVLLSRGGEVKLADFGVARSRAGLALDPRRVGKQNYRSPELLAGEVSVAVDLWAAAVLLYELLSLESPYPEGTADEVEASIRGLRVTPVRMVAPEVSDPLALVLDRAFAPHPSQRFSSAEQFARALAALSDDRVATPLAVAAVVRGLMGAEPVTG from the coding sequence GTGACGCTGGAGGAAGGCCCGACGCCGGAGTGGCCGCGCGACCTGGGGCGCTTCCAGCTGCTGTCGCGGCTGGGGCGGGGCGGCAACGCGGAGGTGTTCCGCGCGCGGATGCTCCAGGGGCCGCTGGCGGGCGAGGAGGTGGCCCTCAAGCGCGTGCGGCCGGAGCGCCTGCGGGACGCGGAGGCGCGCGAGCAGCTGCTGCATGAAGCGGAGCTGGCGCGGTGCCTGGCGCATCCGCACATCGTGGGCTTCCGGGAGTACGGCGAGCTGGCGGATGGGCCCTACCTGGCGCTGGAGCTGGTGGACGGCACGGACCTGGGGCGGGTGCTGGCGCAGTGCCGGCGCCGTCGCATCGAGCTGCCCATCGACCTCTCCGTGATGATGGTGCGCCACGTGCTGGAGGCGCTGGCGTACGCGCACGCGGCCACCAACTCCAAGGGCCGGCCGCTGGCGGTGGTGCACTGCGACGTGTCTCCGCACAACGTGCTCCTGTCGCGCGGCGGCGAGGTGAAGCTGGCGGACTTCGGCGTGGCCCGCTCGCGCGCGGGGCTGGCGTTGGATCCGCGCCGCGTGGGCAAGCAGAACTACCGTTCGCCGGAGCTGCTGGCGGGCGAGGTCTCCGTGGCGGTGGACCTGTGGGCGGCGGCGGTGCTGCTGTACGAGCTGCTGTCGCTGGAGTCGCCCTACCCGGAAGGGACGGCCGACGAGGTCGAGGCCTCCATCCGCGGCCTGCGGGTGACGCCCGTGCGCATGGTGGCGCCGGAGGTGTCGGATCCGCTGGCGCTGGTGCTGGACCGGGCGTTCGCGCCGCACCCGTCGCAGCGCTTCTCCTCGGCGGAGCAGTTCGCGCGGGCGCTGGCGGCGCTGAGCGACGACCGCGTGGCGACGCCGCTGGCCGTGGCCGCGGTGGTGCGCGGGCTGATGGGCGCGGAGCCGGTGACGGGCTGA